A genome region from Chlorogloeopsis sp. ULAP01 includes the following:
- a CDS encoding transposase: MQEPKFKITQRNLPHWELDGAVYFITFSTWEKLELTPEARQVVFDACLFFNNKRYNIYIFVVMADHVHILIQPWFKLDNEFWSLSSIMKSIKGYSAKKIPKLMKHRGAVWQDERYDRIIRNEEEFQTYWDYIRQNPVKAALSKTPEDYSFFWQAS, translated from the coding sequence ATGCAAGAGCCAAAGTTTAAAATTACCCAAAGAAATTTACCTCATTGGGAGTTAGATGGAGCAGTTTATTTCATTACTTTTAGTACTTGGGAAAAGTTAGAACTTACCCCAGAAGCTAGGCAAGTAGTATTTGATGCTTGTCTATTTTTTAATAACAAGAGATATAACATTTATATCTTTGTTGTAATGGCAGACCATGTCCATATACTAATTCAGCCTTGGTTCAAATTAGACAATGAATTTTGGTCACTTAGTAGCATTATGAAAAGTATCAAAGGTTATAGTGCTAAAAAAATTCCTAAGTTAATGAAACATAGAGGTGCAGTCTGGCAAGATGAGCGATACGATCGCATTATTAGAAATGAAGAAGAGTTTCAGACATATTGGGATTACATTAGGCAAAATCCTGTCAAAGCTGCTCTTTCAAAAACTCCTGAAGATTATTCCTTTTTCTGGCAAGCTTCTTAA
- a CDS encoding SGNH/GDSL hydrolase family protein yields the protein MRNVYLLAAGLIAGLAVPVTTLPQPLVFKSESNQLQLNTNESSQAVAGETVASTVETPSPQFSNPNVPISVESSIQSIYQPTRRFLSGSQLYYYRLAALKAGQIYTRLSEDELQSLSESGKKSQLTYEDWKSLLAMEARAMVKGQGANRLNVLVGDSLSMWFPNEKLPPGKLWLNQGISGDTSSGILNRLSAFAATKPDVIYVMAGINDLRKGMNDQAVLRNYRLIIRRLRQNHPGSLILVQSILPTRLASISNSRIRRINSQLALITRQEKASYLNLHDWFADFQGNLREDLTTDGLHLSKNGYEVWQVVLEQMESNFAIGKVEQEPLGGATRSQKQ from the coding sequence ATGAGGAACGTTTATTTATTGGCAGCAGGCTTAATTGCAGGATTAGCTGTTCCAGTCACAACGTTGCCACAGCCCCTAGTTTTCAAGTCAGAAAGTAATCAACTACAGTTGAATACAAACGAGAGTTCGCAGGCAGTAGCAGGTGAAACAGTTGCTTCAACGGTGGAAACTCCCTCACCACAATTTAGCAACCCGAATGTGCCGATATCAGTTGAATCCTCTATTCAGTCAATATACCAACCAACTCGGAGATTTTTATCTGGCAGTCAACTTTACTACTATAGATTAGCAGCCCTAAAAGCTGGTCAAATTTATACACGCCTAAGCGAAGATGAATTACAGTCTTTGTCGGAGTCTGGGAAAAAGTCCCAGCTTACTTATGAAGACTGGAAAAGCTTGTTGGCAATGGAAGCCAGAGCAATGGTTAAAGGACAAGGTGCAAATCGCCTAAATGTGTTAGTTGGTGATTCTTTAAGTATGTGGTTCCCCAACGAAAAGCTACCTCCTGGGAAATTGTGGTTGAATCAGGGAATATCTGGTGATACTTCTAGTGGCATCCTCAACAGATTGTCTGCTTTTGCCGCAACCAAGCCAGATGTAATTTATGTGATGGCTGGAATTAATGACTTGCGTAAGGGTATGAACGATCAGGCAGTTTTACGCAATTACCGTTTAATTATTCGCCGCTTACGCCAAAATCATCCAGGTAGCTTGATTCTTGTCCAATCAATATTACCAACTCGTCTTGCTTCTATTTCTAATAGCCGAATTCGTCGTATTAATAGCCAGCTAGCTTTAATCACTCGACAAGAAAAAGCCAGTTATCTGAATTTACATGATTGGTTTGCTGACTTTCAAGGCAATTTGCGAGAAGATCTAACTACAGATGGATTACATCTTAGTAAAAATGGATATGAAGTTTGGCAAGTTGTGTTAGAACAGATGGAATCTAACTTTGCGATTGGAAAAGTCGAGCAAGAGCCTTTAGGAGGAGCTACGCGCTCGCAAAAGCAATAG
- a CDS encoding site-specific DNA-methyltransferase has translation MKSKQITPQESLNLIPYYSHKYGSAYLGDSQKLIKYIEDSSINLIITSPPFALTRKKEYGNESAEKYIEWFLPFAYEFKRVLAEDGSFVLDLGGAYLPGNPVRSIYQYELLVRLCKEVGFFLAQEFYHYNPARLPTPAEWVTIRRIRVKDSVNIVWWLSKTPNPKADNRKVLKPYSESMKQLLKNGYKAKMRPSGHDISEQFQKDNKGAIPPNLLEIANTESNSAYLRRCKLMGIQPHPARFPQGFAEFFIKFLTDEGDTVLEPFSGSNTTGFVAETLQRQWISFEINEDYVIGSRYRFVDP, from the coding sequence TTGAAATCCAAACAAATAACGCCACAAGAATCTCTAAATTTGATACCCTATTATTCTCATAAATATGGTTCAGCATATTTAGGTGATAGCCAAAAACTAATTAAATATATCGAAGACAGCAGTATTAATTTAATTATTACCTCCCCTCCATTTGCGCTTACCCGCAAAAAAGAATACGGTAACGAAAGCGCAGAAAAATATATAGAATGGTTTCTACCTTTCGCTTATGAATTTAAAAGAGTACTTGCAGAGGATGGCTCATTTGTGCTTGATTTAGGTGGTGCTTATCTACCTGGAAATCCCGTGCGGAGTATCTATCAATATGAGCTTTTAGTGAGGTTGTGCAAAGAAGTTGGTTTTTTTCTAGCTCAAGAGTTTTATCACTATAATCCGGCACGACTACCAACTCCAGCTGAGTGGGTAACAATTAGGCGTATTCGTGTGAAAGACTCAGTAAATATCGTTTGGTGGTTATCGAAAACCCCCAACCCCAAAGCTGATAATAGAAAAGTTTTAAAGCCATACAGCGAGAGTATGAAGCAATTACTTAAAAATGGTTATAAAGCCAAAATGCGTCCTAGTGGACATGATATTTCCGAGCAATTCCAAAAAGATAACAAGGGTGCAATTCCACCTAATTTGCTAGAAATTGCTAATACTGAATCAAATAGCGCCTACTTACGTCGCTGTAAATTAATGGGGATACAACCACATCCTGCACGTTTTCCTCAAGGTTTCGCAGAGTTTTTTATCAAATTTTTAACTGATGAAGGCGATACAGTTTTAGAGCCATTTTCGGGTTCTAATACAACCGGTTTTGTTGCAGAAACCTTGCAAAGACAATGGATATCATTTGAAATTAATGAAGATTATGTGATTGGCAGTCGTTATAGATTTGTAGATCCATAG